The following DNA comes from Pomacea canaliculata isolate SZHN2017 linkage group LG10, ASM307304v1, whole genome shotgun sequence.
GGGGATCTCGTATGATGGTATGTCGCTGTAGTGTATGTTACCAACAGTATATTAGTATGTGTCCACAGTATCATTCATATGGTAGTAACAGTATGTTACCAACAGTGTCGTATGCAGTCTTAAGTGTAATTTTGCCGAAAGACTTCCTGTGTGGGAATGGTTTCGTAATCAAGCAAATTATTTAAAGAGATCGTCTACACATAAAATGTCAAAGCGGAGAAGATATTTAAAGTGCATTCGTCCAACGAGCGCAGAGATGCAGAAATTATGGTCTACGAGTAAATTACGAGATGTTGCTTGAGTAGAGCACGTTGAGCTAATGGGAAAGGTGTTTCCTAGCATGAACTGAACAATGTTGCTCTCTTCCTCTGCTCTGTCTTCAAATGTGTCTGACATCGTCTTGCTTGTTTTTCAGACCCAAACGTCTTCTTGGATGTGTCTGTCACGCCTTGTCTTGGTCCGTATGATGTAACACCCCGTTGTTGTTTCTCGGTCATAAGGCTCTCACATTTTGTGTATGCACCCCCGCCCCTAGCCCCTGTGAAACATGTTCGCCCTCAATTAACGGTTTGGATAGCAagccttcctccctcccccttcctcacacacacaggtgaacACCTTAGGAAACGATTTCCCTTTCCACAACCAGAAACACCAGGCGAGCTGCCAGACTGAGGCCGGAAGACCATGGCTGCGCAGGTGGCGACAAAGGTGCTTCACAGCAGTGACCTTGCACGTGCTGACATCACACACCCGGTGAGCGTGACCTCGGGGAACACTAGGACGAACAGCAGGAATCTCATGTCATCGGTGTTGTGGTGACGAATTCTGACAAACCTGGATCCTTACCCGTGACACTGCCTTGGTTGTGAGGACAGGCCCCTCATTGACCAGGGAGAAggtttttttgctttgctgtttgtttaaaTGACCAGTCGTGCGGCTGTGTATGTACAATCCTCATCAACCTCATATTTCGGTGAATGCTTTATATTTGAACATAATGGCGTTTAAATGATGTTATGAATATTCAGTTTTTGTACCTATTAATGGGACGTCCTTGCTTCGGCAGGCTGTGATTTCCATTGTGATAATCAGTATTGTTGTGTCGACTAGATGACTTGCAGCCACAGTCTGTCTGACCAGTCTTACGTTCCCTGACCGACGTGTAGTGTAAAGAAGATAATTCTGTCTAAGTTTTCATGGTTCTACAAATCAGTGGCATAGGAAGCGATGCGGCAGGGAGAGGGCAGTCACCCTCTAAATGAGATACTGAAGAGGCCAGAATGTGATCGTTCACTGTCAATACAGTCCTCCCCTGCTTCCCTTACTTTGCcaaagccaagcatcttcctaccCACTGACAAGTTCATCGCAAGCAAACGGTGAGAGGAACCGATTAATGGGAGACAAATCTGGCAGTAGCCGACAACAACGAAGTTCAAGAGTTGTAGCCCTTGTGGTTCAGTTTCAAGTTTGGActttttaacacacacaaaaaagtactttttctgCTTAATGGCCATTATATGTTTCTGCATAtgataaatacatattaaatTTTCGAACTTAGGAGAAGAAGGGATGTCggaggtttttttgtttgttgttttttgtttgtttgttttgttgtttttttggggttagGCGGGGGTAGgcgtgaggggggggggggtaggcgTGAGGGGTTTAGGATTTTGTCTTGTACAAAACAGCAGACGGAGAGGACTTGGTTATCGATATTGTTTTTACTGACGTCGAATGTCTTTGCAGATAAGGGAACCCAAAGGCCTTcaatttcatcatttttatgaGGATATTGACTGGCCACAGACTGGAACTGTTATGTGCTCGAGCTTTCACTCGAAATTATTTATCTGCAGGTTATTCATgccaatgaaagaaaaagcagctgCTGCTTCTATtaactacattttttaaacaattgactttagcttttaaaagataaaaaggtttCAAACTTAATGGAAAATAATACCAGATTGAAACAACccaatagaaaataaaactttaaaatttatcatttaagTTTCCATCTTGTTTTTCTGGGTGAATACGATGATTGTTCGATTATAACTTTTTGCTCGACTAAGAAACATGAAAACGATGATACATCTGGCTCAGATTTTTCCCCGGATCGGCTATTATGTTGATACTGCAATGGcgactgtcacggaccagtccgtgcctccgtgTTTTTCAGAGTATTTTTAACCCCTTTGCAATTTACGGACTGCAGGTGTATGTTGACTGCATGGCTGAATGGATGAGAACGTTAGatgggaaagggttaactgtgacGGAAAGTGTTTGGTGAACACTGTTCACGAGTAGGTTTTGGCGGGAACAAGGGAGGAAATTTACTGAGGCCCGGGATACCGAGGGAAGAAGACGAGCCTGAGTCACGAGTTGTAACTGTCCCGAGCTGATATTAGAGAGTAGACCAGGGTGGCGCGGTACTCACCCGTTTTTAGATTAACAtcgcctagacgaggtatgacatctttttctatTATTGCTTTTAGAATTGTATTAGAACTCATGCATAtttcaaagttgtaaacacgaacatatgagagaaagatgtgtgaactGGAGAACATTGTTTAGAATTGTAGTATAGTGAAacctcgagttacaggttttaattgtatggaCTAAAAGACCTGGAGCTCTTCTGGATGAGGAAGAATCGTCTCCTAGGACCATTCCTTGATCGCCTCTGGtccagcagcacgtgggctaggagCACCGTTAgctccgtgacgtcaccgctGTGACCCCGGCAACCACGACCTTACACGGCCTTGGTGTGTGGATTTGTGTTATTGAATCTAGTTGTTGGAGATGTGGACAACGACAACCCTAAGAGGGACGATGAACTGTGAGTAACGTGCTCAACGATTGCTATAGCGGTGATAAGTTAGATAATACAACAGGAACTTTGTTGCTGAACAGGAAAGTGTGCGAGGAATGTAATATTTATACCTTGAGATATTGGACTGAGACTGATCGGGGGAGTGCCCCGCATGTAAACATCGTTTATCGTTAGATGTTCGGAGCCTTTAGAATAAGGTGTTGAGGCGAGTTGTTattaatgtgtatttgtgttgtagtctgtaaagtcctgagccgcTCGACAACGAAATGAACATGTGGCAGCCTCAGGCgaattttttttgtgctttgaaaGAACGAGCATTTGTCTGGCTGAGTGAGTTGTTAAGCCCCCCGTGCCGTGACAGCGACACTAAATTACTGACTCGAATATCAAACTAGTTGTATAATTATTGGTTTAAATATAATCTAATAATCTGTGTATACAGGGTCAGTCTACACGAATTCACTCATCATCTTTTCTCAAACAAGACAAGTACTATTTCAGAACAACATACTTTATTCTACGATACTTGTATACTTGCATAAAAAGTCGATAAATACAGAAACGTCGTGGGACACATTCAATCATTACATTTTGTCTCATTCATACATCATGTTGCATATTTTTCAGGAACCCGGTACTGAGAACTTGCACGATGATTCAAGCAGCAGTACTGCACAAACAGTTGTGTAATCTACATCGATGaatggcaacaaaaaaaatcatttgcgAGTTTACCCTTGCAATGTGCATCACCTTAAGTGAATATAGTTGCTGTGTACAAACAGTTCAGCGCCACAGTCAGAGCCGAGCGTGAAGGTCCTCAGTCCCGTGTTTTCATGGCTTCCTCTGAGAAGGTGAACAAGCCATTCGCTTCAACAGCGAGCTTTGTGAAAGTGCACGTGGTaataaaaaaacactttaatgtTTAGCACAGATACATTTCATAACTGTATTGCAGACCTGCAACCGGATGGATTTTTAAAAGCGAAGACAGAAACGTGTTGACTGCCCTCCGTATTTTGACACATCGAGAAAGTGGACAATAACTACAAGGAGCAAGTCTGCGCATACAGCAAATTCATTAACAACGGTTCCATTCCTTAGATGAAATACCATAAACGAAACATTTGTGTAGAATCAAATCGTTGTTTTAAATACAGGAAGAAGTCTTTATGATTGTTATATCTATATGCAGTGATATCGAATGATCCTTCAGTAATAATATATACTTGCAAAGCAAACTTGTAAAgacagttttgaaaatatttttcagcagcAACACCTCTGCGATTCTATCCCCCCAACCCCGATAAAGGCAGTACCCATGGCAGGGTCTGATATTCAAGATTCGACAGTTGTTCGGTTCGTCAAGGAGAAGTTGACAAGTGTCAGATTTCGGACACACATCACAACATGCCTATCTTGGGCATTCCTAATAAATAATTTCGACACAgattatattttactgttgaACTACACTTATTTGTTGCATAGTCAAAACCTCTACAGCTCAAAACAGGAAAGCTGGAATGTACTTTAATATTATTCATTATTTCGAAAGAAATTTGTACGATAAACGATTAATGTATGGCGAAACCTGCGAGATCATGATACAAGGGTATTGTTGATTTTCATCAGAAGTAGTTTTGAATGCCCATTCTTAATTTCCGCAacgaaaataattaaaagtagGAAACCGAAAGACAAAGGAGATGTTCGTTGCATGTTTTGTCACCTGAGAAATCAGGTAAACGAACTCTGCACCTTATGTACCGAAGAGAAAACCGTGAGATCAAAGCGCTCGCTCGGTCGGCATCCCACAAAATGTGTATGTACACACTCAACTTGCCAAGTGCCAATGAGGTTCTCCAGCCATTTGCGTTTCTAGAAATAAACATAGCAGTTCTCGCAATTAATCGAATGCCAGCTCTCAACATCAGGTGAGGACGTGACCCACTTCGGAAAGAACTGGGTCGTGGAAAACtctttttacaaatttgtgcTCAGGTCTGGGTGGTTTTCTTTGTCGTCGGTCGAAGATTCTGGTGAAGTTTCCCTGTCgctaaaaaaagagaaaatattaaaagctcCAAAAACATAATTGTAAAAACCCACAAGTCATTTGGTGACAATAATTGTTACGCTTCGACTTAGGACCTGCATAGTTCATCTGAAAAAAGGGGGCATAGTCTGGCAGACCATTTCAAGCActaaatagtttttgtttaagTAAAACATGCCAAAAAAACTCAATATTGGGGGAGTTTACAAAGTTATATTCATGTACCTGTTATGattagtttttttatataaattatttcactCTCCACCACACCCCTCTGTGCATAACTGGTGTGTGAATAAGAgtgcttgtttatttatataagtGTATGTTTGCGCTGTGTGCCGTGTATTGTTTGCGTGCCTTCTTCTCGCATGCGTCAGTAAAAAAGTGGTTTGAGCATGTACAAGTATATAAATATGGGCAACTATAGATACACAGCTAACGtgtaacttttgtttctttatatcaCAAGCAAGAAACTCCGCCGTTTACCCGGATTCTCCAGAATTTTCCATGTGCAGCACCAGTCCATCCCGAAGGTCTCTCGGAGGAAGCTCGTGGTCCACTACGACCTCCACCTTCCCCTTCTCCGCGTCTTCGTTAGATGTTTCTTTCCCTGCCTCCCCCTCTGGACCTGCAGAGGTATTTTCCTCCTGGACAGCTGTGTCTTGGTTTTCGTCTTTGTGACATTCAGCCTGCGCTGTCGTCTGGCCGATGTCTGTCGTCTCATGAGCTACGCCGTGCACAGCGCTGACGGGATCCTCCACTCCTTTAGAAATATTTCCATTCTCCTTACAGCTCTCTCCGGTGGCTCTTCACTGGCCGCGGACTTGTCTGCGTCCTTGTTCTTCTCGTTCTTCGCGCTCTTGGGACTTTTGCTGCCTTTGGGGCTTTTGGGAGTCTTCGCGCTCTTTGGgctttttgatgttttggaGGAGCCTTTCTGGTTTTTGGCTTCCTTGTTCTTCTTAGAAACCTTGGTCTTTCCCGACTCCTTGTCCTCTCGCGCTTTCACATTTGGAGTTGTCCTTGTCTGCGttgtcttcgtcgtcgtcatcatcatcaatgaaaGCAGGATTCATGCACCCAGACACGCCAGGCTCTCGCCTTTGCAATGTGGCGGCTGCCTCCGAGTCCAGCGTCCAGCCTGTACCGCTGGAACCGTTTTTGGAGTGGCCGTTGCCCACCCCGCTGTCCTTGTCCTGCTCGAGAGAGAAAGCCGTGATGCGGATGGCACCATCACTCTTGCCCACCTCAACGTCCTCACAAATGGAAGCCGATGTAGTGGTACCCCCATAGCTGCCTGCTCGACTTCTgttcaaaagaacaaacaaacgaacgaacaaaatATAACGCGATTGCTAAACAATGCTTATAGAAACAGAGACTCTCCTAATTTATCAAAATTGCGAGTACCCCGTTTTAAAACGTGAGTCCCCGtcaacatttataaatttaaattttccaCATGCAAAATGGATGCTACTGTTGCTGTTGGTCGTGTATGTAAGCATGATCGCATATAAACATGAttataaataaactatttataaaTGTATCTCCATATGAATAAATAGATTACACGGATGTGCTTTCAGTCCGTATGCACACACGTATCAGCGAGTGAGAATTCAAATATGTATGCGCGTTTGCGTGTTTCCAGATATAAAAAAGAGGAATCGTGGAGATCAGACAAAGTCATGTGTACTTAGTGTTATTGTTTCTTGTGAACTAATCACAAACTGGAAACATTTTGTGAGAAATGTTCTCAATCATTTCAAGAAAGAATGGCTATGTCGAAGCTTCACATCGACCTTCTTCGTGTCTTGTAAATTTGACACTACTActgttttgtgattatttttgttttttctgcttttattgaaGGAAGGAGTAAGGGAAGGATTGTTAATGATGAcggaaggaagagaaggaagatagCAATAAAGACTACGTTTATTactgacattaattttattctgaCGATATCTGTGCGAGAATAGCTTGTTGCTGGCACAGTCTCAATACCTGGAGAGCAGTTTCTCAAAGCAGCTTCCAAAGACAACACgatgtgtgtttattttgtgtgtgagagagggcaGGGTTAGAAAGCTGAGATTGCTGTGGGCGGAGCATCTCTTCAAAGCTTTGTCTCATCAACTTTAGGAAAGTCAGCTACACGACAAGGTTCACGACTTATTCgcttaaaaaaatgaccatctCCCTTGTTCTCTAACCGCCTGGGCGATGATCTACACACGTGGCAGCGCCTCAAGCTTATTAGCCTTCAGGCAGAAAGACAGTTGTTCTCGAAGCACCGCCTCACATACTTCGTGCTTCCAGGACGGTGACTTGCGAGGGCTGGCCAATGGGGACGTGTGGGAATGCCCCCGGCTGAGCTTTCCTGAGGGAGATTACGGCCGTCTAAACACACACAGTTGTCAAACATGGCAAGTGCTGCTGTTTGCCTGATTGTGGAGTGTGAAGGTGAAGCAAGGTTCGAGAAATGCTTCAAAGTAAACTACAGAAAACTACAGACACTTGGACATGAGACAGGAACAAGAGCGACTGTCGTACTGATGCGAAAACGTTTTCTGGTCAGAGTCGGAGCACAAAGCTAGTGAGGTAACTGTCAACTGCAAAATACATGTACTTGTGGCATCGTGGGGCAATGTCCAAAAAGTCTTCTTCCATCTCCACACCATAAACTTCTATGTAGGGAATTCTCAACAAGAACTTTCTCATCAACTTATGGGCTGTCTgttttctgtgtgcgtgtgtgtgtagatat
Coding sequences within:
- the LOC112573653 gene encoding uncharacterized protein LOC112573653, which produces MAASDYEELETLFHTDLQSLDLQNEDSEEAAAAHLPEWLIGVIVVVILLIIAFFAMVIYSLMKERKKSRAGSYGGTTTSASICEDVEVGKSDGAIRITAFSLEQDKDSGVGNGHSKNGSSGTGWTLDSEAAATLQRREPGVSGCMNPAFIDDDDDDEDNADKDNSKCESARGQGVGKDQGF